DNA sequence from the Desulfosporosinus sp. Sb-LF genome:
TACCGCAGAGGTGGAGAATAAAGTTTCCACCTGCATCTTTGATCCCTTTAATAATTCGCCAGCTTGAGGGACCACTATACTCTCGATAGACTTTGGGCCCTATAATGCCCATAGCTCCAACCGGGTCTCCGTAAGAAATTATTGAAGCGCCTCTTTTGATACCCTCAAGACTATAGCGAATGATACCCTCTTCAACAACAGAAAGAACTTCCCTGACTCGCTGGGGGTCCTTGCGCATTCCTTTATAAAAATTCATAGGGTCGATAAGGGACGACAGAATCGTGAAGGGACCCTCGACACTTAAAGCCACTTTTTCTCCTGAAATAGCCAGGATTTCCACTGCATCTAGGACTTCTTTAATTCGACCAATATTTAAGTCCAGCCCTTGAATGGTAGATAGTTCTCCAATTGAAGTAAAGGGATAACTCTCTACCCTAGGCCCATTTATGGCATCGCCTAGCTTGATATGTGCACCATAAGCGTCTGCTTCTACCGTAACACAGAAAGGAACCCGAGTAATGACATCCCCTCTATGTTTTCTTAATGCCCTTGCCACAGTTGCCATACTATTTTTGTCGATGTGAGCTTCCGGGAAGGTTATACCCGTTTCCCGAACAACCTCTTCTGGAATCAGTTCCAAATCGTCACCAGTACATATAAAATCCATTATTATTCCTCCAATTTCAGAAGTCAGAGGCCAGAAGTCGAAGTTCGAGTTCAGAGGTTCCCACTTCACATTTCTCACTTCGCACTTCGCGGTTGCGGATAAGCCCATTCCAAGTTCAGATAAACTTCCACTAAAACTTAGCTTCACTTGGGAGTGTTTCCTTATCCAATAGTAAAGTAAAATATCTCCCCGACTAGGATACTGATTGATTGCAAGAGCAAGATTATCAACAGGGTTTTCTTCACGGGAAGTTCCCGGAAAAGAACCAGGACGCCAAATCCCGTATTGGCGAGTAAACCAGAGATCATGGCTCCGAAACCTAAGGCCCCTTTAATAAAACCCTCGGCGATGAGTATAGACGAAAAACAACTGGGGATCATTCCTATCAAAGCCGCCAGTACTGGCTGAAGAAAGGTATCTCGGCCAAGCAAAGTATAGATTCCCTCTTCACTGAACTGATTCACCCCGAAGCCAATGATCAGAACCGTCACGTACAAAAAGAGCGTAAGCTTCAAGGTGTGAATGACACTATTGACGATCCAATTTTT
Encoded proteins:
- a CDS encoding uroporphyrinogen decarboxylase family protein, with translation MDFICTGDDLELIPEEVVRETGITFPEAHIDKNSMATVARALRKHRGDVITRVPFCVTVEADAYGAHIKLGDAINGPRVESYPFTSIGELSTIQGLDLNIGRIKEVLDAVEILAISGEKVALSVEGPFTILSSLIDPMNFYKGMRKDPQRVREVLSVVEEGIIRYSLEGIKRGASIISYGDPVGAMGIIGPKVYREYSGPSSWRIIKGIKDAGGNFILHLCGKTSTALEKMERASTYPIETNDTVTYGRALLEQLDMKTQTLVVGHRCIKGSLNRMVNPILWGIELIE